In Vigna angularis cultivar LongXiaoDou No.4 chromosome 8, ASM1680809v1, whole genome shotgun sequence, one DNA window encodes the following:
- the LOC108343984 gene encoding protein PLANT CADMIUM RESISTANCE 9, giving the protein MYEVEGERAQQQNSNAPPTGKWTTGLYDCFDDKGNCCFTWVSPPDAFGSNAEIIDQGRTSAIRARLTFFGLGLLGLGCLYSYKFRIKLRSLYNLPEEPCSDCCVHSCCLLCAICQEHRELKNRGLYPSTGWKAHKERMKKANLEAPRVASAMTR; this is encoded by the exons ATGTACGAGGTAGAAGGTGAGAGAGCACAACAACAAAACAGCAATGCTCCACCAACTGGGAAATGGACAACTGGTTTATACGATTGCTTTGACGACAAAGGAAATT GTTGTTTTACGTGGGTCTCTCCTCCTGACGCCTTTGGTAGTAATGCGGAAATTATAGATCAAGGAAGAACAT CTGCTATACGTGCACGTTTGACATTTTTTGGGCTTGGCCTTTTGGGATTGGGATGCTTATATTCATACAAATTCAGAATCAAGCTAAGATCTCTCTACAACTTACCTGAAGAACCATGCTCAGATTGTTGCGTTCACTCTTGTTGTTTACTTTGTGCTATCTGCCAAGAGCACAGAGAACTTAAAAACCGTGGACTTTACCCCTCAACAG GTTGGAAGGCACACAaggaaagaatgaaaaaagcTAACCTGGAAGCTCCACGTGTAGCATCAGCCATGACTCGTTAG
- the LOC108343734 gene encoding cytochrome P450 CYP736A12, which translates to MFPETVAIPAILLVVFIFVVSVAVLKAKQGQDNEKHPPGPKPLPIIGHLHMLGKLPHRTLQSLAAEYGPIMYLKLGQVPTIVISSPEIAELFLKTHDITFASRPKSISSHYISYGGKGLVFSEYGPYWRNMRKLCTVQLLIASKVEMFSPLRSELLAEFVCFLQKTASSHEVTDVSDTVGDLIENLTFKMIFGRSKDDRFDVKNLVREVLNLAGTFNVADYLPWLRMFDLQGLVKRLKKVCKSFDVVMEQIIKDHEQDSDKEQKGQKDFVDILLALLHQPLDPQDEHGPVIERTHIKAIVMTMIIAGVDTSATTVEWAMSELLKHPRVMKKLQAELESVVGMNRKVEETDMEKLTYLDLVVKETLRLYPVAPLLVPRECREDVTIDGYCIKKKTRVIVNAWALGRDSKVWSDNAEEFCPERFSNSNVDIKGFDFRLIPFGSGRRGCPGIHLGLTTAKIVLAQLVHCFNWELPLGMSHDELDMTEKFGLTMPRSKHLLAVPTYRLADEPPPPPGPPRLPIIGNLHMMVGGREALLHRSLQSLSQRYGPIMSLQLGTVPTVVVSSPEAAELFLKTHDAVFANRPKFEAAQYTYGPESVAFAEYGAYWRGVRKVCTTHLLSASKVERFAPLRKREIGAMVEWLREAAAAREVVNLSERVGEVLIDMACKMVLGRNKDHRFDLKGILLETMSVSGAFNLADYLPWFRPFDLQGLTQRSKKISKALDEMLEEIIEEHEGVPKAEGHLNDFIDTLLSLKDQPMHRHVEDAPVIDKSCIKGIVFDMVIGASETSSNVIEWAISELVRHPRVMESVQDELKDVVGMKKMVEEIDLAKLSYLDMVVKETLRLHPAVPLLAPHESMEDIVIEGYYIKKKSRIIINAWAIGRNPTVWSENADVFYPERFVDSNIDFKGQDFELIPFGSGRRSCPGMVMGLSIVKLVIAQLVHCFNWELPDGIANHELDMNEKSGLSMPRATPLLLIPTYRLLYQTFVN; encoded by the exons ATGTTTCCTGAAACAGTAGCTATTCCTGCAATACTCCTTGTGGTATTCATATTTGTGGTATCAGTTGCTGTGTTGAAAGCAAAACAAGGCCAAGATAATGAAAAACATCCACCTGGTCCCAAGCCCCTGCCAATTATTGGTCATCTCCACATGCTAGGGAAATTACCACACCGCACCCTTCAATCCCTTGCAGCAGAATATGGACCTATAATGTACTTAAAGCTGGGACAGGTTCCAACCATTGTGATATCTTCACCAGAAATAGCTGAACTATTCCTCAAGACTCATGACATTACTTTTGCTTCCAGGCCTAAAAGCATCTCATCCCACTATATTTCCTATGGTGGTAAAGGCTTAGTTTTTTCTGAGTATGGCCCCTACTGGCGCAACATGAGGAAACTCTGCACAGTACAACTTCTGATTGCATCAAAAGTTGAGATGTTTTCTCCTTTGAGAAGTGAGCTGTTGGCAGAGTTTGTCTGCTTTCTGCAGAAGACAGCATCATCACATGAGGTTACGGATGTCAGTGATACTGTAGGGGATCTCATTGAGAATCTCACCTTTAAAATGATCTTTGGTCGCAGTAAGGACGATAGATTCGATGTAAAGAACCTTGTTCGTGAAGTACTGAACTTGGCAGGAACTTTCAATGTTGCAGATTATTTGCCTTGGCTACGCATGTTTGATCTTCAG GGGCTGGTAAAACGATTAAAGAAAGTGTGTAAATCATTTGACGTAGTAATGGAGCAGATTATCAAAGACCACGAACAGGATTCTGATAAAGAACAAAAGGGCCAAAAGGATTTTGTGGACATATTACTTGCACTTCTGCATCAACCCCTGGATCCTCAGGATGAACATGGTCCTGTGATTGAAAGAACACATATCAAGGCTATTGTGATGACTATGATTATTGCAGGAGTTGACACATCTGCCACAACGGTTGAGTGGGCCATGTCAGAACTCTTAAAGCATCCAAGGGTGATGAAGAAACTTCAAGCTGAGTTGGAAAGTGTGGTGGGGATGAATAGAAAAGTGGAGGAAACTGATATGGAAAAGTTGACTTATTTGGACTTAGTTGTGAAGGAGACACTAAGGTTGTACCCTGTTGCACCTTTGCTGGTACCTCGTGAGTGTAGAGAAGATGTTACTATAGATGGTTACTGCATAAAGAAAAAGACAAGGGTGATAGTGAATGCATGGGCTTTGGGGAGAGATTCTAAAGTTTGGTCAGATAATGCTGAGGAGTTTTGTCCCGAAAGATTTTCCAACAGCAATGTTGACATAAAAGGATTTGACTTTAGACTCATACCATTTGGTTCAGGTCGCAGAGGGTGCCCTGGGATTCATTTGGGTCTCACCACTGCTAAGATTGTTCTGGCTCAATTGGTTCATTGCTTCAATTGGGAGCTTCCTTTGGGCATGTCCCATGATGAATTGGACATGACTGAGAAATTTGGTCTTACAATGCCAAGAAGTAAGCATTTGCTAGCTGTGCCAACTTATCGCCTAGCAGATGAA CCACCGCCTCCTCCGGGGCCGCCGCGGTTACCGATAATCGGAAACCTCCACATGATGGTAGGAGGAAGAGAAGCACTCCTACATCGTTCGCTCCAATCCCTATCCCAACGTTACGGTCCTATAATGTCGTTACAACTGGGAACCGTTCCGACCGTTGTGGTCTCGTCTCCGGAGGCCGCGGAACTGTTCCTCAAAACCCACGACGCCGTGTTCGCGAACAGGCCCAAGTTCGAAGCGGCCCAATACACGTACGGCCCAGAGAGCGTGGCGTTTGCAGAGTACGGCGCGTACTGGCGCGGCGTGAGGAAGGTGTGCACCACGCACCTGCTGAGCGCGTCGAAGGTGGAGCGGTTTGCGCCTTTGAGAAAGAGGGAGATTGGGGCGATGGTGGAGTGGTTGAGGGAAGCAGCGGCGGCGCGTGAGGTTGTGAACCTCAGTGAGCGAGTGGGGGAAGTTTTGATTGACATGGCATGTAAGATGGTGCTGGGAAGGAACAAGGATCATAGATTTGACTTGAAAGGGATTCTTTTGGAGACCATGAGTGTTTCAGGAGCTTTCAATTTGGCAGATTATTTGCCTTGGTTTCGACCCTTTGATCTTCAG GGATTAACACAACGATCAAAGAAAATCAGTAAAGCgcttgatgaaatgttggaggaGATTATCGAAGAACACGAAGGGGTTCCTAAAGCAGAAGGGCACCTTAACGATTTCATTGACACACTACTTTCGTTGAAAGACCAACCAATGCATCGACATGTTGAAGATGCACCTGTGATCGATAAAAGTTGCATAAAGGGTATTGTGTTCGACATGGTAATTGGTGCATCAGAAACTTCGAGCAACGTGATTGAATGGGCCATTTCAGAACTGGTGCGACATCCAAGAGTGATGGAAAGTGTTCAAGACGAGCTGAAAGATGTGGTTggaatgaagaagatggtggAGGAGATTGATTTGGCAAAACTAAGTTATCTGGATATGGTTGTGAAGGAGACCCTAAGGCTTCACCCTGCTGTGCCCTTACTAGCACCTCATGAATCAATGGAGGATATAGTGATAGAAGGCTATTACATCAAGAAGAAGTCACGAATAATAATAAATGCATGGGCCATAGGGAGAAACCCTACAGTGTGGTCGGAAAATGCTGATGTGTTTTACCCTGAAAGATTTGTCGACAGCAACATAGATTTTAAGGGACAAGACTTTGAACTTATACCGTTTGGGTCTGGTCGGAGAAGCTGCCCAGGAATGGTGATGGGTTTGAGCATAGTTAAATTGGTTATAGCACAGTTGGTGCACTGCTTCAACTGGGAGTTACCTGATGGCATTGCTAACCATGAATTAGATATGAACGAGAAATCAGGCTTATCAATGCCACGAGCAACACCTTTGCTTCTCATTCCAACTTATCGTCTACTTTATCAAACTTTTGtgaattaa
- the LOC108345920 gene encoding cytochrome P450 CYP736A12, whose amino-acid sequence MLLETLAVPATLLVVFILVLSFALFHPNHLKDDRKHPPGPKPLPFIGNLHMLGKLPHRTLQALAKKHGPIMSIKLGQIPAIVVSSPETAELFLKTHDIVFASRPKTQASEYLSYGSKGMVFSEYGSYYRHVRKLCATQLLSASKVEMFRPLRREELRVFVKLLEKVAASGDVVNLSQQIGELMSNIVCKMILGRTKDDRFDLKGLTHDVLYLTGVFNVADYLPWAAIFDLQGLKRKLKKVNKAFDQVFEQIIEDHEHPTDRDKKSLYSDDFVDILVSHVHQAMDEQEQDHFIDRTNVKAIILDLIAGAFETSGVALEWAISELLRHAKDMKKLQEELTDVVGMDRFVEEYDLSKLPFLNMVVKETLRLYPPGPLLVPRESSQDISIDGYHIKKKTRILINAWAIGRDPNVWSENADMFYPERFVDSNIDIRGHDFRLLPFGSGRRGCPGIQMGLTTFGFALAQLVHCFNWELPTGISSDDLDMTETFGLSIPRSKHLLAIPTYRLAIKP is encoded by the exons ATGTTACTTGAAACATTGGCCGTTCCTGCAACACTCCTTGTGGTATTCATTTTGGTTCTATCCTTTGCCTTGTTCCATCCAAACCACCTTAAAGATGATAGAAAACATCCACCGGGTCCCAAACCCTTGCCATTTATCGGTAACCTTCACATGCTAGGAAAACTCCCACATCGAACCCTTCAAGCTCTTGCCAAAAAACATGGTCCCATAATGTCCATCAAGTTAGGACAGATCCCAGCCATTGTGGTTTCCTCACCTGAAACTGCTGAACTATTCCTCAAGacacatgatattgtctttgcCAGCAGACCCAAAACTCAAGCATCAGAATACCTATCTTATGGAAGCAAGGGCATGGTGTTTTCTGAGTATGGATCCTATTATCGCCACGTGAGAAAGCTGTGCGCCACACAGCTTCTAAGTGCATCAAAGGTTGAGATGTTTCGTCCTTTGAGGAGGGAGGAGTTACGAGTGTTTGTGAAATTGCTTGAAAAAGTAGCAGCTTCAGGTGATGTTGTGAATTTGAGTCAGCAGATTGGGGAGCTTATGTCCAATATTGTCTGTAAAATGATACTTGGCCGTACCAAAGATGATAGATTCGACCTAAAAGGACTTACTCATGACGTTCTGTATTTGACTGGAGTGTTTAATGTAGCAGATTATTTACCTTGGGCTGCCATCTTTGATCTCCAG GGattgaaaagaaaacttaaGAAAGTCAATAAGGCATTTGATCAAGTGTTTGAGCAAATTATCGAAGATCATGAACATCCTACGGATAGAGACAAGAAAAGTCTATATTCTGATGATTTTGTTGACATACTTGTATCACACGTGCACCAAGCCATGGATGAGCAGGAACAGGATCACTTCATTGACAGAACTAATGTGAAGGCTATCATATTGGATTTGATTGCAGGAGCGTTTGAAACATCAGGTGTGGCCCTTGAGTGGGCCATATCAGAACTCTTAAGGCACGCAAAGGACATGAAGAAACTTCAAGAAGAGTTAACTGATGTAGTTGGAATGGACAGGTTTGTGGAAGAGTATGACTTATCAAAGCTACCTTTTCTGAATATGGTAGTGAAAGAGACTCTGAGGCTATATCCTCCTGGACCCTTGCTAGTGCCTCGTGAGTCCTCACAAGACATTTCTATTGACGGCTATCATataaagaagaagacaagaatTTTAATCAACGCATGGGCCATAGGACGAGATCCTAATGTGTGGTCGGAAAATGCTGATATGTTTTATCCTGAGAGATTTGTCGACAGTAACATAGACATCAGAGGACATGACTTTCGGCTTTTACCATTTGGTTCTGGTCGCAGAGGATGTCCTGGGATACAAATGGGTCTGACCACATTTGGCTTTGCTTTGGCTCAGTTAGTCCATTGCTTCAACTGGGAGCTTCCAACTGGAATTTCTTCTGATGATTTGGATATGACTGAAACATTTGGCCTTTCAATACCAAGAAGTAAGCATTTACTGGCTATACCAACTTATCGCCTAGCTATTAAACCTTAG
- the LOC108345922 gene encoding cytochrome P450 CYP736A12 has product MQLKYSAMLLQALAILFITLSFIVFVFQKKHDGRTAPGPKPLPIIGNLHMLGKLPHRALQSLAKTYGPIMSLKLGQTPVIVVSSPQTAELFLKTHDIVFASRPKTQATEFLSYGSKGMAFSEYGAYWRNARKVCTLQLLSASKVEMFAPLRRQELGVLVKSLKNSAESGEVVDLSQLLGELMENIVFKMVLGRAKDDRFDLKFLIHEVMNLIGSFNLADYMPWLGVFDLQGITKRLKKTAKSFDELLEQIIQEHESNPYDENKNRNMDFVDILLSLMHQPDDFQDAIDRTNVKAIILDMISAAFDTASTTVEWAMSQLLRHPSVMKRLQQELEHVVGINRHVEENDLEKLSYLNMVVKETLRLHPVGPLLVPRECREDVTIDGYLIKKKTRVMVNVWAIGRDPKVWDRAEIFDPTRFENDNIDVRGKDFRILPFGSGRRVCPGIHMGLTTISFVLAQLVHCFDWELPLGMSCDELDMEEIFGLTIPRKKHLLTRPVHRLLD; this is encoded by the exons ATGCAACTAAAGTATTCAGCAATGTTGCTTCAAGCTCTAGCTATCCTCTTCATCACACTGTCATTCATTGTTTTTGTGTTTCAAAAGAAACATGATGGGAGAACTGCACCAGGTCCCAAACCCTTGCCCATTATTGGTAACCTTCACATGTTAGGAAAACTCCCACATCGAGCCCTTCAATCTCTTGCCAAAACATATGGTCCCATAATGTCCTTAAAGCTAGGGCAGACCCCAGTCATAGTGGTTTCTTCTCCACAAACTGCAGAACTGTTCCTGAAAACCCATGACATTGTTTTTGCCAGCAGACCCAAAACCCAAGCCACAGAATTTCTTTCTTATGGCAGTAAAGGTATGGCCTTTTCTGAGTACGGTGCATACTGGCGCAACGCCAGGAAAGTGTGCACTCTGCAGCTTCTGAGTGCCTCAAAGGTTGAGATGTTTGCTCCTCTGAGAAGACAAGAGCTGGGAGTGTTGGTGAAGTCGCTgaaaaattctgcagaatcaggTGAGGTTGTTGATCTGAGTCAGTTGCTGGGAGAGCTTATGGAGAACATCGTGTTCAAAATGGTGTTGGGGCGTGCCAAAGATGATAGATTTGACTTAAAATTTCTGATTCACGAAGTGATGAACTTGATTGGATCATTCAATCTTGCAGATTACATGCCCTGGCTAGGCGTGTTTGATCTTCAG GGAATAAcaaaaagattaaagaaaacaGCAAAGTCGTTTGATGAGCTATTGGAACAAATAATCCAAGAACATGAAAGTAATCCATATGACGAAAATAAGAATCGCAATATGGACTTTGTGGATATTTTGCTGTCACTCATGCATCAACCCGACGATTTTCAAGACGCCATTGATAGAACAAACGTGAAAGCTATCATATTAGACATGATAAGTGCAGCATTTGACACCGCTTCCACAACAGTAGAATGGGCCATGTCACAACTCCTGAGGCACCCTTCTGTCATGAAAAGACTTCAACAGGAGCTAGAACATGTGGTCGGAATAAACAGACACGTGGAGGAAAATGACTTAGAAAAGTTGTCTTATTTGAACATGGTGGTGAAGGAAACACTAAGGTTACACCCAGTCGGACCTTTGTTGGTACCTCGCGAGTGTCGAGAAGATGTTACCATTGATGGctatttgataaagaaaaaaacaagagtTATGGTAAATGTTTGGGCTATAGGGCGAGATCCTAAAGTTTGGGACAGGGCTGAGATTTTCGACCCTACAAGGTTTGAGAATGATAATATAGATGTTCGTGGAAAGGACTTTCGGATTTTACCATTTGGGTCGGGTCGAAGAGTGTGCCCCGGGATTCATATGGGTTTAACGACGATTAGTTTTGTTTTGGCTCAATTAGTGCATTGTTTTGATTGGGAGCTTCCATTGGGCATGTCTTGTGATGAGTTAGACATGGAAGAGATATTTGGGCTCACTATACCAAGAAAAAAGCATCTATTAACTAGACCAGTTCATCGACTACTTGATTAG